The proteins below are encoded in one region of Pelagibacterium flavum:
- the recO gene encoding DNA repair protein RecO, with product MEWSSEGLIIGVRRHGESALILEAMVPGHGRCLGLVRGGRSPKHAAFLQAGNSAQLTWRARLEDHLGTFTAEATRLRAAEILSDRQKLYLLQLLADHLRLLPERDPHDELLRGVISLIDEDRHPLDLAAELARFEMYLLEELGFGLDIETCAVTGVHENLTHVSPKTGRAVSAEAAAPYVDRLFVLPAFLTGAGDPTPKDIAAAFALTGYFLDRHVWAARQIRQPETREWLVRNLTAG from the coding sequence ATGGAATGGTCCTCTGAAGGTCTCATCATCGGCGTCAGGCGGCACGGGGAATCCGCGCTGATCCTCGAGGCCATGGTGCCCGGCCATGGGCGCTGCCTGGGGCTGGTGCGCGGCGGGCGGTCACCGAAACACGCCGCCTTTCTGCAGGCCGGCAACTCGGCCCAACTGACCTGGCGAGCCCGCCTCGAAGACCATCTGGGCACCTTCACCGCCGAAGCGACCCGCCTTCGGGCCGCCGAAATCCTCTCCGACCGGCAAAAGCTCTATCTTCTCCAGCTGCTCGCCGATCATCTTCGCCTTCTTCCCGAGCGCGATCCGCATGACGAGTTGCTGCGCGGTGTCATTTCCCTGATCGATGAGGATCGGCACCCGCTCGATCTCGCCGCCGAGCTGGCGCGGTTTGAGATGTATTTGCTCGAGGAGCTTGGCTTCGGGCTGGATATCGAGACCTGCGCCGTGACCGGCGTGCACGAAAACCTCACCCATGTTTCGCCAAAAACGGGCAGGGCGGTCAGCGCCGAAGCCGCCGCTCCCTATGTCGACCGCCTTTTCGTGCTCCCGGCCTTTCTCACCGGCGCCGGTGATCCCACCCCGAAAGACATCGCCGCCGCCTTTGCGCTGACCGGGTATTTTCTCGACCGCCACGTCTGGGCGGCCCGCCAGATACGGCAGCCGGAAACGCGTGAATGGCTGGTCAGGAACCTCACGGCGGGATGA
- the era gene encoding GTPase Era: protein MSETNNMATKCGFVALVGAPNAGKSTLLNSLVGTKVSIVTHKAQTTRAQVRGVLTIEESQLVFIDTPGIFAPKRRLDRAMVQSAWTGAGDADMVALIVDAQKGLNAEIEALLDGLDNIRQPKVLVLNKIDKVKHEELLGLSKKINEKVNFETTFMISALRGHGVADFVEWCREKAPLEEWHFPEEHLTDLTMALTAAEVTREKLFLRIHDEIPYQATVETESFKIQKDGSYRIEQVIYVTRDTHKMIVLGAKGQTIKTIGAEARKELIEMFETDVHLFLFVKVRANWADDPERYREMGLDWTK, encoded by the coding sequence ATGAGTGAAACCAACAATATGGCGACCAAATGCGGCTTCGTCGCCCTGGTCGGCGCCCCCAATGCGGGCAAATCGACGCTGCTCAATTCCCTTGTGGGCACCAAGGTGTCCATCGTCACCCACAAGGCCCAGACGACGCGGGCTCAGGTGCGTGGTGTTCTGACCATCGAGGAATCCCAGCTCGTCTTTATCGACACACCGGGCATTTTCGCGCCCAAGCGCCGGCTCGATCGCGCCATGGTGCAATCGGCCTGGACGGGGGCAGGGGACGCCGACATGGTCGCACTGATCGTCGATGCCCAGAAGGGGCTCAACGCCGAGATCGAAGCGCTGCTCGACGGGCTCGACAATATCCGCCAGCCCAAGGTTCTGGTTCTCAACAAGATCGACAAGGTCAAGCACGAGGAGTTGCTGGGTCTGTCGAAAAAGATCAACGAGAAGGTCAATTTCGAGACCACCTTCATGATCTCCGCTCTGCGCGGGCACGGCGTCGCCGATTTCGTTGAATGGTGCCGGGAAAAGGCTCCGCTCGAAGAATGGCACTTCCCCGAAGAGCATCTGACCGATCTGACAATGGCGCTGACCGCTGCCGAAGTGACGCGCGAAAAGCTGTTCCTGCGCATCCACGACGAAATCCCCTATCAGGCCACCGTCGAGACCGAGAGCTTCAAGATCCAGAAGGACGGGTCCTACCGCATCGAGCAGGTGATTTATGTCACCCGCGACACCCACAAGATGATCGTGCTGGGCGCCAAGGGGCAGACCATCAAGACCATCGGTGCCGAAGCGCGCAAGGAACTGATCGAGATGTTTGAAACCGACGTTCATCTGTTCCTGTTCGTAAAAGTCCGCGCCAACTGGGCCGACGACCCCGAACGCTACCGCGAAATGGGGCTCGACTGGACCAAGTAG